The Proteus sp. ZN5 genome includes the window CTAAACCAACCGTTGCTTGCCAGTTATCATTGTGAACACCAATAGGTTGCAGTAATGGTGTGATCACTTTACTGACAGAAGCTAATGCAGAATCATTGATGTTATCCGCAGGTTTACCAGAGAAGGTAAAGCTATTTAGCGCACCAATAAACATACTCGCAATAATGATGACTTTACCAGCTCGTACAACGAAACCTTTTAGACGTTGCCATGTTTGCATGAGTAACGTTTTTAGGTGAGGAACGTGATAAACAGGCAGTTCCATCACGAATGGTGACGCTTCACCGCGCATAATGGTGTGTTTTAGTAGTAAGCCTGTGAGGATAGCAACCACAATACCGAGAAGATAAAGTGAGAAAACAACACTCGCACCGTTTTTACCAAAGAAGGCTGCCGCAAATACCGCGAAGATAGCTAGACGAGCACCACAAGACATAAACGGTGCCATTAATACCGTGATTAATCGTTCTCTTGGTGCATCAAGAGTACGCGCACCCATAATAGAAGGTACGTTACAACCAAAGCCGACAATCAGTGGTACGAATGATTTGCCAGGTAAACCCAGAGCCTGCATCAATCTATCCATAACAAACGCAGCACGAGCCATATAACCCGAATCTTCAAGGATAGATAAAAAGAGATACATCATCCCGATTTGTGGCACTAATGGAAGAACTGTATTGATACCACCACCGACACCTTGAGCAAGGAAAATTGTCAGCCATTCAGGGAAGTTAAAAGTTGCGCCAATCCATTGAATACCATGAATAAAGATAGCTTCAGAGCCACCTTCAAAAGCAGGTTGTAATGCACCACCGATATTAATCGCGAGTACAAACATTAAATACATAACGAATAGGAAGATAGGCACGCCTAACCAACGGTTTAATATCACTTTATCGATATTTTGCGTCAGAATATTAGGTTTAATGGCCTCCATATTAATCACAGCATGACAGATGCGCTCAATATTTTGATAACGGGCATCAGCAATGACTAATTCTGGTTCATTATTATGTTCGTCTTGAATTCGTTGTCGAATGGCCTTGATATCTTCACTGGTGACTTGCGCGCGTTGATGGGTATAGATATCCCCTTCTAAACACTGTAATGCCATCCAACGACGTTGCTGTAAATTAAACTCATCATGATTAATTTTTTCAGCAAGTGTCTCGACTTCATTTAATAACCATAGTGGATAAGAAGTCAGTAATTCTTGTGGTTTTTTCTTTTCAGCAGGGAAGGTATCAATGGCTTCTTTGAGTTTATCAATGCCAGATGCTTTGGTTGAAATCATCGGAATAACAGGGCAACCCAGTTGCTCTGAAAGTGCGTTGATATCAATTTGCATATCTTGGTGTTCTGCAATATCGAGCATATTTAATGCCACAATACATGGAATGCCAAGCTCAAGCAGTTGCAATGTCAAATAGAGGTTGCGCTCAAGATTTGATGCATCAACCACGTTAATCAGCATGTCTGCTTCATTACTTAAAATGAAATGGCAGGCAATTTGCTCATCAAGAGATGTCTGTTCTGAAATTGTCGTTAAAGAGTAAGTCCCGGGTAAATCGACGAGCTCAATTTTATGATTTGCTGTTGTGAAACGACCAACTTTGCGTTCGACCGTTACACCTGCCCAGTTACCCACACGCTGACGAGAGCCTGTTAACTGATTAAAGAGTGTTGTTTTACCGGCATTGGGATTACCGATAAGGCCTATAGTGAGAGGAGTCATAATAGTGATGCCAATAGTTGTCTTGCCTGGTTGAATGAGAAATAACGATTATTTTTCGTTATGAACCACTTCGCTAAGATTAATGAGTGCGAGATCTTTTTTTCTCAAAATTAGGGACACTCGGTGCGTTTCTATTTGAATAGGATCACCCAGTGGTGCGATACGAATAACGTTAAACACAGCGCCAGGTAACATACCTAAAGATAATAGTTTCTGTCTGTATGCAGGGCTAATCTGAGGTGAGTAGCTCAAGATTTTATAACTGTGATTTGGGATCAGAGACATAATCGTCCTTCCACGAATGTTGATACAAAAAATAATGATACTGATAATTATTAACACGTATGAGAATTCACACAATAATAGTCAGGGTAATTATAATAAATATTTTTAATGCTAATGAGAATTATAATTATCCTTATTGGGTATAATTTAGCCTAGTCTACGCTTATCTACACTTGATTTAAATCAACCAGAGAAAAGATATTGGGATGAAAATAGGCTGTTTACCTTATCTGTTACTAGACAAAAACAAAATGTGAAGAGTTGAAATGTCAACGTAGCAACAAAATAACAATCAGTTAATGATGTTAACGGGTAATAATATAAAAGTAGATTTCAAGAATATGGAGATCGCGAGCTTAAGTAAAAAGCTCGCGTTGTCATGATGAAATACTCGCTAATTAGTGAGTTTGTTGGTGGCTAAAAAGTTGGTAAATATTGTTAGGGGTATAACTATCATCTTCATATGAAACAACCCAATCTGTTATTAATGCCGTGTTGATAGGGTAGGTTTCACCTTCTTGCATATCCTCAACATAAAACGGCACATTGAGTAATTTTGCATAAATGGTATCTCCATCACGAGATTGCGGTACAAACCACATATGCTCTAGCTCTTTTTCTTCCCCTTCACCATAAGGAATACCGAACTTGATCATAAACTGCCAAGGGTTTTCGGTATCTTCAGGTTTGTCTTTTCCTAATAACTTAGAGAGGAAACCACTTTTTTTCTCAACAGGCGGTTGATTGTAGTTATCAAACATAGAAACGAAGTATTCCCAGCGTCGCTTGGCTTTTTCAGACATCTCGTAGGTTTCTTCATTACTGCGCAGTAGCATCATCGCTTGTTGTTCTTCATAACCTCTAAAGAAGGTTTCTAAAACTGGGTTTTCTTCATTGGTTCTAAATAGCATGGAAGATGGATGTTGATGATATTCATCGCGATCGGCTAAATCACCCAAGAAAATGCCATTTGGTGCGCCTTCAGTGTCATAACGCATTTCCTCTAAAGGTCTAAGGCTTTTAAGCGGTGTTGATTGATTAACATGGCGAATGCCTTCTTCAAAAGGTAAGGCGACAAGATACTCCAAGCCTGATGATGTTTGACCACAAAGCATCGGTTCACCAAATTCAATTTGGCGATGATTAATACTGTTGTTAACAAAGCAACGGAAGAGATCAGGAATGCCATAGTAAGACTCAAGCATACTTGGAATAACTAAATCGACTTCGGTTAAACCACAGCGTGCTAATCCATGAGTGTGGAACCAGAACATGGTTGGTGGATCATTTTCTGTGTCATAGACAGCATGAATAACATATAAGCTTTCTACTTCAGGATAGAGGTCTGGGGTCTCTAATTGAAAGCGGATCCACTCAGGTGTTAATGCTTTGCCTGCCGCTGATTCATCTAATGCTAAGACCATTTCAGGTGCGATAATATTCAAAAAATTCAATTGATGGCGATAGCTGGCCAAAGGATGCAAGGCTTCAGTAAAAAGTGTTTCTAATAATAAATCTTGCGTTGTGGCATTCGCATGTGCGAGTAGTTGTGGTGTGAGTTCGTCAGTCGAATACATTGGACGTATTTCGTAATCTTCATCACGAGGATAAAGACAGACAAAAAAATGTAACTCGTCATCACCCTGCTGGCAACGATAGAAAAAACCGTCATCAATATTTTCACTTAGATAATTGATTTCACCATCAGTGTAATCAGTTTGTTCTTCTAGGCGTTGCTCAATAAGCGCATAGTTTAGTGGCTGTGCAGGAAAAGCCACTATACGAGAGGGTACTTTTTCTCCTTGCCCGGCTGCGATATTTAAGTACTGCTGTCTGTTATCCATGTTTTT containing:
- the feoB gene encoding Fe(2+) transporter permease subunit FeoB, which gives rise to MTPLTIGLIGNPNAGKTTLFNQLTGSRQRVGNWAGVTVERKVGRFTTANHKIELVDLPGTYSLTTISEQTSLDEQIACHFILSNEADMLINVVDASNLERNLYLTLQLLELGIPCIVALNMLDIAEHQDMQIDINALSEQLGCPVIPMISTKASGIDKLKEAIDTFPAEKKKPQELLTSYPLWLLNEVETLAEKINHDEFNLQQRRWMALQCLEGDIYTHQRAQVTSEDIKAIRQRIQDEHNNEPELVIADARYQNIERICHAVINMEAIKPNILTQNIDKVILNRWLGVPIFLFVMYLMFVLAINIGGALQPAFEGGSEAIFIHGIQWIGATFNFPEWLTIFLAQGVGGGINTVLPLVPQIGMMYLFLSILEDSGYMARAAFVMDRLMQALGLPGKSFVPLIVGFGCNVPSIMGARTLDAPRERLITVLMAPFMSCGARLAIFAVFAAAFFGKNGASVVFSLYLLGIVVAILTGLLLKHTIMRGEASPFVMELPVYHVPHLKTLLMQTWQRLKGFVVRAGKVIIIASMFIGALNSFTFSGKPADNINDSALASVSKVITPLLQPIGVHNDNWQATVGLVTGAMAKEVVVGTLNTLYTAESIVNEPFDPEEFDLWGEIADAFGETWDSLKETFTLAALSNPIEASKGDGEMDTGTMGTMGAKFGSGIAAYSYLIFVLLYVPCVSVMGAIARETSRGWMTFSILWGLNIAYSLAALFYQTATFSEHPQSSTITIAAVVIFNFVLFILLRNARNRLTINLSNKPSLAKQCCSKGSCH
- the feoA gene encoding ferrous iron transporter A, with the protein product MSLIPNHSYKILSYSPQISPAYRQKLLSLGMLPGAVFNVIRIAPLGDPIQIETHRVSLILRKKDLALINLSEVVHNEK
- a CDS encoding DUF4026 domain-containing protein, with translation MDNRQQYLNIAAGQGEKVPSRIVAFPAQPLNYALIEQRLEEQTDYTDGEINYLSENIDDGFFYRCQQGDDELHFFVCLYPRDEDYEIRPMYSTDELTPQLLAHANATTQDLLLETLFTEALHPLASYRHQLNFLNIIAPEMVLALDESAAGKALTPEWIRFQLETPDLYPEVESLYVIHAVYDTENDPPTMFWFHTHGLARCGLTEVDLVIPSMLESYYGIPDLFRCFVNNSINHRQIEFGEPMLCGQTSSGLEYLVALPFEEGIRHVNQSTPLKSLRPLEEMRYDTEGAPNGIFLGDLADRDEYHQHPSSMLFRTNEENPVLETFFRGYEEQQAMMLLRSNEETYEMSEKAKRRWEYFVSMFDNYNQPPVEKKSGFLSKLLGKDKPEDTENPWQFMIKFGIPYGEGEEKELEHMWFVPQSRDGDTIYAKLLNVPFYVEDMQEGETYPINTALITDWVVSYEDDSYTPNNIYQLFSHQQTH